From the Lolium rigidum isolate FL_2022 chromosome 2, APGP_CSIRO_Lrig_0.1, whole genome shotgun sequence genome, one window contains:
- the LOC124691143 gene encoding uncharacterized protein LOC124691143 → MEAEGRAPSLLELCVRKAIDNLRHIQSVDGVDTPLLRRILPHCDLEQLTRIESRTATDLTPVTDVLWQGFYRRQFGEEHTGRVVDRMQRAGARYKWKDLFKAKTKQQKEVEDRMVEALTSKCRARNAERQSRAIKRFTKVQPRSSCKRSYFGGGSGMSSGSGYKNPLVKKARMEVDNRAKMEAPFFRRSTQPMASHGQPMRTTSIVRRPNSTTTIVKPTALNRPNQNNRFRF, encoded by the coding sequence ATGGAAGCAGAAGGGAGAGCTCCGAGTCTGCTGGAGCTGTGCGTCCGAAAGGCCATCGACAACCTGCGGCATATCCAGAGCGTGGACGGCGTGGACACGCCGCTGCTGCGCAGGATCCTGCCCCACTGCGACCTGGAGCAGCTGACCCGCATCGAGAGCCGGACGGCGACGGACCTGACCCCGGTCACCGACGTCCTCTGGCAGGGGTTCTACCGGCGGCAGTTCGGCGAGGAGCACACGGGCCGCGTCGTCGACAGGATGCAGCGGGCCGGGGCGCGGTACAAGTGGAAGGATCTCTTCAAAGCGAAGACAAAGCAGCAGAAGGAGGTGGAAGACAGGATGGTGGAGGCGCTGACGAGCAAGTGCCGGGCGCGGAACGCCGAGAGGCAGAGCAGGGCCATCAAGCGGTTCACGAAGGTGCAGCCAAGAAGCAGCTGCAAGCGAAGCTATTTCGGAGGAGGAAGCGGCATGTCCTCCGGATCAGGCTACAAGAACCCGCTGGTGAAGAAGGCGAGGATGGAGGTTGACAATCGGGCGAAGATGGAAGCTCCTTTTTTCAGGAGGTCAACTCAGCCAATGGCGAGTCATGGACAGCCGATGAGGACGACGTCGATCGTCCGTAGACCCAACTCGACCACCACCATTGTCAAACCAACTGCTTTGAATAGGCCGAACCAAAACAACAGGTTTAGGTTCTAG